Below is a genomic region from Bradyrhizobium sp. 1(2017).
AGTTGGCATCAATACGCCTCATACCAACCGTGCCTGGGCCGATCCGATCGAGCTCCTGCGCGCGCGCTTCGGCGACAAGATGTACATCGTGCAGTTCCAGGACCCGGCGCGTGAGCCCGACAGGATCTTTGGCAGTCGCGTCGAGCAAACCTTCGATGCGTTCATGCGCAAGCCGGTACCGCGCCCGCCCGACGCGCCGGCAGAGGAAGTGATTGCCGGCGTCGGCGCTTCGCCGCGGGTCAATCTGGCGTTTCCGCAAATGATTGCTGCCTATGATGCGAAGCACGATCCGCGTACGCCCATCCTGTCGCCGGAAGAGAAGAAGGTGTTCGTCGACAATTTCACCCGGACCGGCTTTACCGGCGGCATCAACTGGTACCGCAACATGTCGCGCAACTGGACGCGTGCCGAAGGGCTCGATCATACGGTCCGTGTACCGTCGCTGATGATCATGGCCGAGAACGACGCGGTGCTGCCGCCGTCCTCCGCCGACGGCATGGACAAGCTGATTCCCGATCTCGAGAAGTATCTGGTGAAGGACAGCGGCCATTGGACGCAGCAGGAGAAGCCGGAAGAGGTCAGCGCCAAGCTGATCGAATGGCGTAGAAGGCGGTTTGGCTGACGACGCAGTCGTCATCCCGGGGCGATGCATAGCCCGGGATCTCGAGATTCCGGGTCTGGTCTTTCGGACCATCCCGGAATGACGCAAGGCAGGGGGAAGCGCTCTTAATGTCAACCAAGAACCGACTGGACCCGATTCCGCATCCGCCGACCAAGCCGGTGGTCGGCAACATGCTGTCGCTGGATTCGGCTGCTCCCGTGCAGCACCTGACGCGGCTCGCCAAGGAGCTCGGTCCGATCTTCTGGCTCGACATGATGGGCTCGCCGATCGTCGTCGTCTCCGGCCACGATCTCGTCGACGAGCTCTCCGACGAGAAGCGGTTCGACAAGACCGTGCGCGGCGCGCTGCGGCGCGTGCGTGCGGTCGGCGGCGACGGCCTGTTCACGGCCGACACGAGGGAGCCGAACTGGAGCAAGGCGCACAACATCCTGCTCCAGCCCTTTGGCAACCGCGCCATGCAGTCCTATCACCCGAGCATGGTCGATATCGCCGAGCAGCTCGTCCACAAATGGGAGCGGCTCAACGCCGACGACGAGATCGACGTCGTCCACGACATGACGGCGCTGACGCTCGACACGATCGGCCTGTGCGGCTTCGAGTACCGCTTCAACTCGTTCTACCGGCGGGACTACCATCCCTTCGTCGAGTCGCTGGTGCGCTCGCTCGAAACCATCATGATGACGCGCGGCCTGCCGTTCGAGCAGATCTGGATGCAGAAGCGGCGCAAGACGCTCGCCGAAGATGTCGCCTTCATGAACAGGATGGTCGACGAGATCATCGCCGAGCGCCGCAAGAGCGCGGAAGGGATCGATGACAAGAAGGACATGCTCGCTGCGATGATGACCGGCGTCGACCGTGCGACCGGCGAGCAGCTCGACGACGTCAATATCCGCTACCAGATCAACACCTTCCTGATCGCGGGTCACGAGACCACCAGCGGCCTGCTGTCCTACACGCTCTATGCGCTGCTCAAGCATCCTGACATTCTCAAGAAGGCCTATGACGAGGTCGACCGCGTCTTCGGTCCCGATGTCAACGCCAAGCCGACCTACCAGCAGGTGACGCAGCTCA
It encodes:
- a CDS encoding alpha/beta fold hydrolase, with the translated sequence MIEMPPLKFVQTNGIRMGYYEAGPTTDIPPMVLCHGWPELAFSWRHQIKALSEAGIRVIAPDQRGYGATDRPEPVEAYDIEHLTGDLVGLLDHLNIDKAIFVGHDWGGFIVWQMPLRHIERVAGVVGINTPHTNRAWADPIELLRARFGDKMYIVQFQDPAREPDRIFGSRVEQTFDAFMRKPVPRPPDAPAEEVIAGVGASPRVNLAFPQMIAAYDAKHDPRTPILSPEEKKVFVDNFTRTGFTGGINWYRNMSRNWTRAEGLDHTVRVPSLMIMAENDAVLPPSSADGMDKLIPDLEKYLVKDSGHWTQQEKPEEVSAKLIEWRRRRFG